Proteins encoded in a region of the Zea mays cultivar B73 chromosome 4, Zm-B73-REFERENCE-NAM-5.0, whole genome shotgun sequence genome:
- the LOC100276200 gene encoding uncharacterized protein LOC100276200, whose protein sequence is MAADPSRRRPEYHPAVNDVLLTLTNARGTLADVQRRLDLEFRAAYPDHANPAKLVARVKRLEEEAAALKEMCRDLLTQKQELIDQIRVSLMAQRGMTQRLLAASGLPPLSDADETVHNSLNEVIQDWTAQVSPITREIEDLDKKKNANQMLFSAII, encoded by the exons ATGGCGGCGGATCCGAGCAGGCGGCGGCCGGAGTACCATCCGGCGGTGAACGACGTCCTGTTGACGCTCACCAACGCCAGAGGCACCCTCGCCGACGTGCAGCGCCGACTCGACCTTGAGTTCCGCGCCGCCTACCCTGACCAT GCGAATCCGGCGAAGCTGGTGGCGCGGGTGAAGCGGTTGGAGGAAGAGGCGGCCGCGCTCAAGGAGATGTGCCGCGACCTCCTCACCCAGAAGCAG GAGCTGATCGACCAGATCCGCGTGAGCTTGATGGCGCAGCGTGGCATGACGCAGCGGCTGCTCGCTGCGTCCGGGCTGCCCCCCTTGTCcgacgccgacgagaccgtccacAACAGCCTCAACGAGGTGATCCAAGACTGGACTGCTCAAGTCAGTCCCATCACAA GGGAGATCGAGGACCTGGACAAGAAGAAAAATGCCAACCAGATGCTCTTCTCAGCGATCATTTAG